The DNA sequence GTCGGGTCTTGACCCTGATGGCAGACATTATATTAGTGAGATTATTAAAGATACAGCTAAGAAAGGGAAAAGTATTTTTTTTAGTAGTCACTTGTTAGATGATGTAGAAAAAATTAGTCAAAATTTAGTAATTTTAAAAGAATCAAAATTGTTATACGAAGGCCAAACAGAAGAGTTATTAAAAACCTATCAGTCGGGCTATGAGTTACATTATAGCTTGCGTTCAGAAAAACACATTTTAAAATTAAAAGAACTTTCTGCAATGCAAAGTAAAATAGAAAATTTAATAAAAGAAGGGGCTATAATTTTTGAATTTAAAGCGGTTAGGCCTTCGCTAGAAGAGGTTTTTGTTAATATGGCTTTAAGCTCAAAAAAAAATTAAAAGTGGTGTAAGTATTTTACGGGAGAAACAATGATTATTAATATTTTGGCAATTAATACTTTTAAAGAAATTATGAGAGACAAAATTCTTTACTCTTTAATTGTTTTTTCTATTATTTTAATGGGGTTAAGTATAGCTTTAAGTGATTTAAGTTTTGGAGAAAAATCGCGCATCACTTTAAATTTTGGTTTAACAGCCATCCATATTTCTTCGGTGATTTTGTCTATTTTTATTGGCAGCAGTTTAGTGCTAAAAGAATTAAAAAACCGTACTATTATGACTTTGTTAACAAGGCCATTAAGCCGAAGCACTTTTATTTTGGGAAAGTTTGTGGGTTTATTAATGGTGATTGTTACTTTGCTTTTAGGTTTATCCTTTGTTTTGTTTGGAATTATGTTTTTAATGTCAATTCCTGTCACTGCTCCTTTTTTCATTGCTATATATGGCATTATTTTAGAAGCCGCTGTTTTAACTTCTTTAACTTTATTTTTTAGTAGTTTGTCTAAAGCCTTTTTGGCCATTAGCTTTAGCATAGGAGTATTTTTTACAGGTCACTGGATAGAAAGTTTTCATTATTTTTCAACCAAGGGAGGGCTTGTGCGCTTTCAATCCATTTCTGATAGCTTATTTTATGCTATACCTAATTTAGAAAGATTTAATTGGAGGTCAG is a window from the Pseudobdellovibrionaceae bacterium genome containing:
- a CDS encoding ABC transporter permease — protein: MIINILAINTFKEIMRDKILYSLIVFSIILMGLSIALSDLSFGEKSRITLNFGLTAIHISSVILSIFIGSSLVLKELKNRTIMTLLTRPLSRSTFILGKFVGLLMVIVTLLLGLSFVLFGIMFLMSIPVTAPFFIAIYGIILEAAVLTSLTLFFSSLSKAFLAISFSIGVFFTGHWIESFHYFSTKGGLVRFQSISDSLFYAIPNLERFNWRSEVIYNRLADTSTIASASFYAVILCAFLLTLAFFVFTKKDLA